One part of the Terrimicrobium sacchariphilum genome encodes these proteins:
- a CDS encoding cell division protein FtsZ: MISYPRSEAGEPASVQALVLGLGNAGVHLVDRLTMSGIADADFIALNTDAQSLTSSITQTKIALGQKVTRGLGTGGDPEVGYEAAQESLGEIRSALEGAQIVFLCTGLGGGTGSGVAPVIAESAREAGAIVISIVTSPFSFEGKRRSAQAREGLAGVAEFSHAVLHFENDRMSELASPRAGIEETFSISDNFLGSAVISLLEILRGGAPLPVGLADVLSVLGGGSAAALFGRGEATGDNRAHEALERALKSPLLDRGRLLAESHAIISHISGPASLSFAEVAAIMRELGKHVADSAQLFLGVTSLRDANAPITVTLIGNYSGGEHDSPPVTEHHAVERPAPRQRPTFAAPTPHHEAEESTTAPRQRYAPSPVAEEPAPLFSEPVVEPVAEAPEAPAPVSAPPAARPAATREHRPAAAPKQQPQPVAPPTAPKVKQETLQFESVARGRFEKSEPTIVEGEDLDVPTFLRMRGKTR; the protein is encoded by the coding sequence ATGATTTCCTATCCACGATCCGAAGCCGGAGAACCGGCGAGCGTCCAGGCCCTCGTGCTGGGACTGGGCAATGCTGGCGTGCATCTCGTGGATCGCCTGACGATGTCGGGCATCGCCGACGCGGATTTTATCGCGCTCAATACCGACGCACAGTCGCTGACCTCCTCGATCACGCAGACGAAGATCGCGCTCGGCCAGAAGGTGACACGCGGACTCGGCACGGGCGGAGACCCGGAGGTCGGCTACGAGGCGGCGCAGGAGTCGCTCGGGGAGATCCGCTCCGCACTGGAGGGAGCGCAGATCGTGTTCCTCTGCACGGGACTCGGCGGCGGCACCGGATCGGGCGTGGCCCCGGTAATCGCCGAATCCGCCCGCGAGGCGGGAGCGATTGTTATTTCCATCGTCACATCGCCGTTTTCCTTCGAAGGCAAGCGGCGTAGCGCCCAGGCGCGTGAGGGATTGGCAGGAGTGGCGGAGTTTTCCCACGCGGTGCTGCACTTCGAGAACGACCGCATGTCGGAGCTGGCCTCGCCGCGTGCCGGGATCGAGGAGACGTTTTCCATTTCCGACAACTTCCTCGGCTCGGCGGTGATCTCGCTGCTGGAGATCCTGCGAGGCGGCGCACCGCTGCCAGTAGGACTGGCCGACGTGCTTTCCGTGCTCGGCGGAGGTTCCGCTGCAGCGCTCTTCGGACGTGGTGAGGCGACCGGCGACAACCGCGCCCACGAGGCACTGGAGCGTGCGCTGAAAAGCCCGCTGCTTGATCGTGGTCGGCTCCTGGCCGAAAGCCACGCCATCATTTCCCACATCTCCGGCCCCGCTTCACTGTCTTTCGCGGAGGTCGCCGCCATCATGCGGGAACTCGGCAAACACGTGGCGGACTCAGCACAGCTATTCCTGGGTGTGACCAGCCTGCGAGATGCAAACGCACCCATCACAGTGACGCTGATAGGCAATTATTCGGGAGGCGAGCACGACTCGCCACCCGTGACTGAGCATCATGCCGTCGAGCGCCCTGCTCCGCGTCAGCGCCCGACTTTTGCCGCTCCGACTCCTCACCATGAGGCGGAGGAATCCACCACGGCCCCGCGTCAACGGTACGCACCCTCGCCGGTCGCAGAGGAACCTGCCCCGCTTTTTTCCGAACCTGTCGTGGAACCTGTTGCAGAAGCTCCTGAGGCCCCAGCGCCCGTGTCGGCTCCCCCGGCGGCCCGCCCTGCGGCAACACGCGAACATCGTCCTGCGGCCGCCCCAAAACAACAGCCGCAGCCAGTTGCTCCGCCGACCGCGCCCAAGGTGAAGCAGGAAACGCTGCAGTTTGAATCCGTAGCGCGCGGGCGGTTCGAGAAAAGCGAACCGACGATCGTGGAGGGTGAAGACCTCGACGTCCCCACTTTCCTGCGCATGCGTGGGAAGACTCGATAG
- the grrM gene encoding cyclophane-forming radical SAM/SPASM peptide maturase GrrM/OscB encodes MNETGSPNPQGCAPDPWITLLVLQPSPFCNINCDYCYLPNRTSTKRMAMEVLEKAVERTFASDLVQGDLTLIWHAGEPLAVPIAWYEDAIQVIRRIAPPGPQIRYSVQSNGTLINDQWCDFIQRENFCVGLSIDGPAFLHDAHRKTRRGEGTHAAAMRGLRMLRERGIPFHVISVITREALGHAEEIYDFFESEGVERLGLNIEEVEANNMSSTLAAREDARVREFYEVMFQRQKERRTITIREFDAARQKVLGGVSLRDFDFPWFNEQARPFGIVSVDWEGNFATYSPELLSMPVDPYGTFAFGNVKTDDFCDALETPKFQKVLTDIQAGIRKCAATCSYYGYCGGGAPANKYYENGTFASTQTMYCRYSVQMPLEIVLSDIEKDLQLATPSAA; translated from the coding sequence GTGAACGAAACCGGATCGCCGAATCCCCAAGGCTGCGCGCCTGATCCGTGGATCACGCTCCTGGTGTTGCAGCCCTCGCCCTTTTGCAACATCAACTGCGACTACTGCTACCTGCCGAACCGCACGTCGACGAAACGCATGGCGATGGAGGTGCTGGAAAAGGCGGTGGAGCGCACCTTTGCCTCCGATCTCGTCCAGGGCGATCTCACGCTCATCTGGCACGCGGGCGAGCCCCTGGCCGTGCCGATCGCGTGGTACGAGGATGCGATCCAGGTCATCCGGCGTATTGCACCGCCGGGGCCGCAGATCCGGTACTCCGTGCAATCCAATGGCACGCTGATCAACGACCAGTGGTGCGACTTCATCCAGCGCGAGAATTTCTGCGTGGGCCTCAGTATTGACGGACCCGCCTTCCTCCACGACGCGCATCGCAAGACGCGGCGCGGCGAGGGAACACATGCCGCCGCCATGCGCGGACTACGCATGCTGCGCGAGCGTGGCATCCCATTTCACGTCATTTCGGTGATCACGCGCGAGGCCCTGGGCCATGCGGAGGAGATTTACGATTTCTTTGAGTCCGAGGGCGTCGAGCGACTGGGGCTGAACATCGAGGAAGTGGAGGCTAACAACATGTCGTCCACCCTCGCCGCGCGCGAGGATGCGCGGGTGCGCGAATTTTACGAGGTGATGTTTCAGCGGCAGAAGGAACGCCGAACGATCACGATCCGCGAATTCGACGCCGCGCGGCAGAAGGTGCTCGGCGGCGTGTCGCTGCGGGATTTTGACTTTCCGTGGTTCAACGAACAGGCGCGCCCCTTTGGCATCGTGAGCGTGGACTGGGAGGGAAACTTCGCCACGTACTCACCGGAGCTGCTGAGCATGCCGGTGGACCCATACGGCACGTTTGCCTTTGGCAATGTGAAGACCGACGACTTTTGCGACGCGCTGGAGACACCGAAGTTCCAAAAAGTGCTCACGGACATCCAGGCGGGCATTCGCAAGTGCGCCGCGACATGCAGCTACTACGGCTACTGCGGCGGCGGGGCTCCGGCGAACAAGTATTACGAAAACGGTACTTTTGCCTCCACTCAGACGATGTACTGCCGCTACTCTGTGCAGATGCCGCTGGAGATCGTTCTCTCCGACATTGAAAAGGACCTCCAGCTGGCGACTCCGTCAGCTGCATGA
- a CDS encoding type II toxin-antitoxin system Phd/YefM family antitoxin, which yields MTTISVEELQAHTSDIVRRVVKSSQPIAITDSGEVVAIHTATPNISHSRSRQRTLLPEYAELMASPPTSDVIADLNATRGDR from the coding sequence GTGACAACGATCTCGGTCGAGGAACTGCAAGCACACACGTCTGACATTGTCCGTCGAGTCGTGAAAAGCTCACAGCCCATCGCGATCACTGATAGTGGTGAAGTGGTGGCAATCCATACCGCCACCCCGAATATTTCTCACTCGCGGTCGAGACAGCGTACTTTACTGCCTGAATATGCCGAGTTGATGGCAAGTCCACCCACTAGCGACGTAATCGCTGACCTGAACGCCACGCGCGGCGACAGGTAG
- the grrA gene encoding GrrA/OscA1 family cyclophane-containing rSAM-modified RiPP, producing MKNTSLKQSLPALIAVTGGALAAGAASAEAAQSAVRPSTATNETALETRISNVQDKLNGKPGVTFAERSMETPEGLQTFWWGNWHNGGFGPGAWHNWGNGGWHNWGNGWGNGGWHNWHNWGNF from the coding sequence ATGAAGAATACTTCACTCAAACAGTCGCTCCCCGCGTTGATCGCTGTCACCGGCGGAGCCCTCGCCGCAGGCGCCGCCTCGGCGGAAGCCGCGCAGTCCGCCGTACGTCCCTCGACGGCCACGAACGAAACCGCTCTGGAAACCCGCATCAGCAACGTCCAGGACAAACTCAATGGCAAGCCAGGTGTGACTTTTGCCGAACGCTCCATGGAAACCCCGGAAGGACTCCAAACCTTCTGGTGGGGCAACTGGCATAACGGCGGCTTCGGTCCCGGCGCCTGGCACAATTGGGGCAATGGCGGCTGGCACAACTGGGGCAACGGCTGGGGTAACGGCGGCTGGCACAACTGGCATAACTGGGGCAACTTCTAG
- a CDS encoding LLM class flavin-dependent oxidoreductase, which produces MQIGLDNFVTAAPDPVTGEQRDPSQRLSDLLDEISHADEVGLDVVGIGEHHREEFLDSAPAILLAAAAARTKRIRLASAVTVLSADDPVRVFQNFATIDILSRGRAEIIAGRGSFVEAYPLFGLNLEDYDDLFTEKLDLLIKLRDNKTITWEGKYRPALHEQTVYPRPVQDPLPVWVGVGGSPGSFARAGVMGLPLMVAIIGGEPRRFRPMIDLYREAGRRAGHPPERLKVGVHALGYVAETNDKAADDYFPGYERMFTQIGRERGWPPVKRIHFDMLRGPEGALMVGDVETVVEKILHYDQVLGGISRITFQMSPASLPHEKEMKAIELLGKQVSPWVNTVLEKKKAQG; this is translated from the coding sequence GTGCAAATCGGTTTGGACAATTTTGTCACGGCGGCCCCAGACCCCGTGACCGGCGAACAGCGCGACCCCTCCCAGCGTCTCAGCGACCTCCTGGATGAGATCTCCCATGCCGACGAGGTGGGTCTGGATGTGGTTGGCATCGGAGAGCATCATCGCGAGGAATTCCTCGATTCCGCCCCGGCGATCCTGCTCGCAGCGGCGGCAGCGCGCACAAAACGCATCCGGCTGGCCAGCGCCGTGACGGTGCTGAGCGCGGACGACCCGGTGCGCGTGTTCCAAAACTTTGCGACGATCGACATTCTTTCGCGAGGCCGGGCCGAGATCATCGCGGGGCGCGGTTCCTTCGTGGAAGCGTATCCGCTCTTTGGGCTGAACCTCGAGGATTACGACGACCTATTCACTGAGAAGCTCGACCTGCTGATCAAGCTGCGCGACAACAAAACCATCACCTGGGAGGGCAAATACCGTCCCGCCCTGCACGAACAAACAGTGTATCCACGTCCCGTGCAAGACCCCCTGCCCGTCTGGGTGGGTGTGGGAGGTTCGCCGGGGTCCTTCGCCCGTGCGGGGGTGATGGGATTACCGCTCATGGTCGCCATCATCGGCGGTGAGCCGCGCCGGTTCCGCCCCATGATCGACCTTTATCGCGAGGCAGGCCGCCGCGCCGGGCATCCGCCGGAGCGACTCAAGGTCGGCGTGCACGCGCTCGGCTATGTCGCGGAGACGAATGACAAGGCAGCGGATGATTATTTTCCTGGTTACGAGCGGATGTTCACCCAGATCGGCCGCGAGCGCGGCTGGCCGCCGGTGAAGCGCATCCACTTTGACATGCTGCGCGGCCCCGAGGGCGCGCTCATGGTCGGAGACGTCGAAACCGTGGTGGAGAAGATCCTCCACTACGACCAAGTGCTCGGCGGCATCTCGCGCATCACCTTCCAGATGAGTCCCGCCTCCCTCCCCCATGAGAAGGAGATGAAGGCCATCGAGCTCCTCGGCAAACAGGTGTCCCCCTGGGTGAACACCGTGCTGGAGAAGAAGAAGGCGCAGGGGTAG
- a CDS encoding cation:proton antiporter, which yields MNNLSLAIQFLLQLAVILIFCRIVGAIAARFGQPQVVAEMIAGVMLGPSLFGLFFPDLQHALFPWDPTQKTRDTQSYLFPASQLGLALYMFVVGLEFRVDIVRQNLRSSIAVSVAGMAAPFVLGAVLAWGIYQWTDLFPERTSLMNAMIFMGASMCITAFPMLARIIHFKGLAGTTMGTVALGAGAIDDATAWCLLAVVLASFDNNWSHAITNIAGGAGYVAVALLVIRPLLGYCQRWITKDEELTESGLVLCLALMAAGAWFTDLVGMHAVFGAFVMGAAMPRGIVCRDLIARIQPLTVALLLPLFFTYSGLNTKIGLLNTGFLWLICGAVLIAAVLGKGVACWFAARATGLPNREALGIGTLMNARGLMELIIINIGLQRGVISPEIFATLVIMAVVTTLMASPIFERLVGSRKPPRSSVPPAAGPQPALL from the coding sequence ATGAACAACCTGAGCCTGGCCATTCAGTTCCTCCTGCAACTGGCGGTCATCCTGATCTTCTGCCGTATCGTCGGGGCCATCGCGGCGCGCTTCGGGCAACCTCAGGTCGTCGCCGAGATGATCGCGGGCGTGATGCTTGGGCCGTCGCTTTTTGGGCTGTTCTTTCCCGATCTCCAGCATGCGCTCTTTCCGTGGGACCCGACGCAGAAAACCCGCGACACCCAGAGCTACCTCTTTCCCGCCTCCCAGCTCGGCCTCGCGCTTTACATGTTCGTCGTTGGCCTGGAGTTCCGCGTCGATATCGTGCGGCAGAACCTCCGCAGTTCCATCGCTGTCTCGGTGGCCGGAATGGCCGCGCCCTTCGTGCTGGGAGCCGTGCTCGCCTGGGGCATCTACCAGTGGACCGACCTCTTCCCCGAGCGCACGTCGCTGATGAATGCCATGATCTTCATGGGCGCGTCCATGTGCATCACCGCCTTTCCGATGCTCGCCCGCATCATTCATTTCAAGGGCCTTGCCGGAACCACCATGGGCACGGTCGCCCTCGGCGCGGGCGCGATCGACGACGCCACCGCCTGGTGCCTGCTCGCTGTCGTCCTGGCCAGCTTTGATAACAACTGGAGCCATGCCATCACCAACATCGCGGGCGGCGCGGGTTACGTGGCCGTCGCCTTACTCGTCATTCGACCGCTGCTCGGCTACTGTCAGCGCTGGATCACGAAGGACGAGGAACTCACCGAATCCGGCCTCGTCCTTTGCCTCGCCCTCATGGCGGCGGGCGCGTGGTTTACCGATCTCGTCGGCATGCATGCCGTCTTTGGGGCGTTTGTGATGGGAGCCGCCATGCCGCGCGGCATCGTATGCCGCGACCTCATCGCTCGTATCCAGCCGCTTACCGTTGCCCTGCTCCTGCCGCTCTTCTTCACCTACTCCGGACTCAATACGAAAATCGGCCTGCTCAACACTGGCTTCCTCTGGCTCATCTGCGGAGCGGTCCTCATTGCCGCCGTGCTGGGCAAGGGTGTCGCTTGCTGGTTCGCCGCCCGCGCCACCGGCCTCCCGAATCGCGAGGCCCTCGGCATTGGCACCCTCATGAACGCCCGCGGCCTCATGGAGCTCATCATCATCAATATCGGCCTCCAGCGCGGCGTCATCTCGCCCGAAATCTTCGCCACCCTCGTCATTATGGCCGTGGTCACGACCCTCATGGCCTCACCCATCTTCGAGCGCCTCGTCGGCAGCCGGAAGCCTCCGAGATCATCCGTCCCGCCCGCCGCAGGCCCGCAGCCCGCGCTGCTGTAG
- a CDS encoding cupin domain-containing protein, whose product MDPVFTRSSQARVFHAFGEQMTLLLDGGQTGGQFTSFVEVTQPGGGPPPHRHDCEDEWFYILEGRVSFLMEGEWIEADAGDTVFAPRGKVHTFRNDTATPTRMLIHAAPSGFEQFFIEAAAEFAKPDGPDVPAAIAIAEKYGIHFVQP is encoded by the coding sequence ATGGACCCCGTATTTACCCGATCCTCCCAGGCCCGCGTTTTCCACGCCTTTGGTGAACAAATGACGCTCCTTCTCGATGGCGGGCAGACGGGCGGACAATTCACGAGTTTCGTGGAGGTGACTCAACCCGGCGGAGGCCCGCCGCCCCACAGGCATGACTGCGAGGACGAGTGGTTTTACATCCTTGAGGGACGCGTGAGCTTCCTCATGGAAGGCGAATGGATCGAGGCTGACGCAGGCGATACGGTTTTCGCACCGCGAGGAAAAGTGCATACGTTTCGGAACGATACTGCGACGCCCACCCGCATGCTCATTCACGCCGCGCCGTCGGGCTTTGAGCAGTTCTTCATCGAAGCCGCCGCCGAATTCGCCAAACCCGACGGTCCAGACGTACCTGCCGCCATCGCCATCGCGGAGAAGTACGGCATCCACTTCGTCCAGCCGTAG